The stretch of DNA ACCATGAGGTCCCATTCGACGAAGCGCCCGGAATCGAAGGAGTTTGCCTTGATCATCTCCACGGGGATCTCGATCATCTTTACCGCCATCCCGTTCCGGTAGATAAGCGCGTAGTTCTTGTTGAGAAAATCCATGGAATTCGCGGCGTCCTTCATGCCTTTTTTGAAAAGTATGCAATTCATGTTATCGAGCTTCATCTCGAGGTAGGCCTCGATCTCGTCCTTGGGCTTGTTGCTCACCTGGTTCAGGAGGAGCTCCTTCATCTGCGGTGAGGCGGGCTCGGCCGTCATTATCGTCGAAAGGGGAACCACCTTGTGCCCCGTGTGCTTTTCCTTGTATTTCACGACCTGCTTTTCCATCTTGTCGACGAGGAGGTCGATGGACGAGTACATGTCTCCGGATTTTTCCACGGCATAAAACTGTACGCCGTCGCCGTTGATGAGCAGTTCGACCACGTGGTCGAGCTTTTCCACCGAGAGTATCATGTAGGAATCGATGAGCTGGTGGAAATACTTTTCGAACTTGGCGACCTTCTTCCCGGCATAATCCCTGAGACTATCCGTGACCTCGACATGTCTTCCCGTGAGCGTAATCTTCATGCTTTGACCTCGTTCTTGATCATATTTAATTTTCTGCGCATTGCGGAGGGGGGTATGCCCATTATCCCCCGGTATTTCGCAACGGTCCGGCGGGCGCAGTCGATACCGCCGTATCGGAGCTTTTCCAGAATTTCCTCGTCGCTCAACGGGCATGCCGCGTCTTCCCGCGCGATAAGGT from Spirochaetota bacterium encodes:
- the raiA gene encoding ribosome-associated translation inhibitor RaiA, producing MKITLTGRHVEVTDSLRDYAGKKVAKFEKYFHQLIDSYMILSVEKLDHVVELLINGDGVQFYAVEKSGDMYSSIDLLVDKMEKQVVKYKEKHTGHKVVPLSTIMTAEPASPQMKELLLNQVSNKPKDEIEAYLEMKLDNMNCILFKKGMKDAANSMDFLNKNYALIYRNGMAVKMIEIPVEMIKANSFDSGRFVEWDLMVHSDSPADPKIELKKCGSPAKVENLSIAEALERFTGSGAEFMPFFNNETNYLNLIYKKGKNLEIMVPAF